ACCATCCGCGTCAAATCATCCAGACGAGTCGAATGACCAAGCACATGTTCTGCCTGGATGCGCTTCCGGACTTCCTCCGGCAATACGTCTCCCATGGCGGTCTCATGGAAACCGGGGCAGACCGCATTGACCCGGATACTGAACCGCCCCAGCTCAACAGCCGCGGCGCGGGTCAAGGCGACCACCGCGGCCTTCGATGCCGCGTAGTTGGCCGCTCCGACAGACGGGCGGAAAGCCAGGTAGGAAGCGATATTGATGATGGATCCGTTTTCCTCGCGCGCCATGACGCGAGCCGCCGCCCGGAGGCACCGAAACACGCCGTTCAAGTTGGTATCGATCACGTCGGACCATTCCTCGTCGGACATTTTGAGCAGGGTTCGGTTCCGGGAGAGACCGGCGTTATTAATCAACACATCCAGGTGGCCCCAGCGCGACAAAACCGCATCGATCATCTCCCCCACCGCTTGCGAATTGCGTACATCGCACGGAAAGGCTTCCGACGTTCCACCGGACTTCTGGATCGCCTGGACAACCGTTTCCGCCCGGGCTTTTTCCTTTTGATAATTCACCGCCACCGCATAGCCGGCGTGCGCAAAAGCCAGCGCCAGTTCCCTGCCAAGACCGCGGGACGCGCCTGTAATCAAGACGGTTTTCATTTCAGGACCACCTGAGGGACCGGTGCGGGCGCATCGTCCGGGAGCGCATGCCCTTCAATCGCAAAACCCATGTCCCGGATCATGGCCAGATCGTCCTCTGCCGGCTGACCTTTGGTCGTCAGGTAATCGCCGATGAAGATGGAGTTCGCCACATAGAGTCCCAGCGACTGCAGAGAACGCAGATGAATTTCACGGCCCCCGGCGATCCGAAGCGAGGCGCGCGGATTCAGAAAGCGAAACAGACAGAGGATGCTCAAGCACCGGGTGGGGGTGAGGGTTGTCTGGTGCGCCAGGAGGGTTCCTTCGATCGGCATGAGAAAGTTCACAGGGAGAGACTCCACGTCGAGTTCCCTCAGCGCATAGGCCAGATCCAGAATGTCATCCGGCGTTTCCCCCATCCCGACCAAAGCCCCGCTGCAGGCCGACAAGCCGGCCTGACGGATCCCCTGAAGGGTGGAAAGACGGTCCGTATAGGAATGGGTCTGGCAAATGTTCCCGTAATAATGCTCGCTCGTATTCAGGTTGTGGTTGACGGCATCTACCCCGGCGGTTTTCAACGCCTCCGCCTCGTCTTTGGACAAGAATCCGAGACAGCAGCATAACTCAAGTTGAGGATAACGCTCTCGAACGGCCTTGGCACACACGACCATCTGTTCCAGCTCCCGGGGAGCCGGACTCCGTCCGGAAGCGACCAGGCACAAACGCCCGGCCTGCAGCTCAAGCGCGCGCCCCGCTTTATGAAGCACCTCCTCGACGGAGAGCCAGGGGTACTTCTGGATCGGCGCCTGGGATTGTTTGGATTGGGAACAGTAATGACAATCCTCGGAGCAGAGACCGCTTTTGGTGTTCAGCAGATAATTCAGTCGGACACGGTTTCCGAAGAAGCGCCGCCGGACCCGATAAGCCGCCGCCACCAAAGCCGGAATCTGATCCGGCCCGGCGTCCAACACAGCGTGCGCCTCCGGACGCAACAACGCTGTTCCAGCTAATGATTTTTCGGCCAACAGGTTCCAATTCATGCTCAAGCTCCTTGGGTTGTCAACCGATTATAAGAGTTTCGGTTAACAGACGGAAGCCATCTGGATTAGTATAATTTTACTCATGCGACGGTTTCTGTCTAACCTGATGGGAGTGGGACCACGGGCCCGCGCGTACATTCGGATCCGGGGACGCGTTTATGAGGGTGGGTATCATTTTCACGTCGAATCACGGGCACGTTGCCGGGCTCTGAAAGGATGGATGCGGATTCACAACTTACCGATAGAAAGCGTAATCGAGATGGAAGTCGAAGGAACCCGCTATCGGATTGAACGCTTTCTGGAAGACCTGCAAAAGGGCCCGGGGGCCGCCAAAGTTTACAAAGCCGATGTCCAATGGAAGACGGACAAAAACGAATTCCGCGATTTCCGCTCCCATCTATAAAATCCGGTTACATGCTCTCCGGAGTGCTTACACCCAGTAAATGCAACCCGAGACGCAGCACCTGACGGACCGCATCCAGTAAAACCAGCCGCGCGGAACTCAAACCCGCATCCTCCCCCAATACCCGGTGATGATCGTAAAAATGATGGAATTGACGACAGAGCATCAGCAGATACGTCGCCAGCGGATGAGGGGAATCCTCCTGCGCGCAAACGCGCA
Above is a window of Elusimicrobiota bacterium DNA encoding:
- a CDS encoding SDR family NAD(P)-dependent oxidoreductase, whose protein sequence is MKTVLITGASRGLGRELALAFAHAGYAVAVNYQKEKARAETVVQAIQKSGGTSEAFPCDVRNSQAVGEMIDAVLSRWGHLDVLINNAGLSRNRTLLKMSDEEWSDVIDTNLNGVFRCLRAAARVMAREENGSIINIASYLAFRPSVGAANYAASKAAVVALTRAAAVELGRFSIRVNAVCPGFHETAMGDVLPEEVRKRIQAEHVLGHSTRLDDLTRMVLELAANESISGQIINVDSRLP
- the bioB gene encoding biotin synthase BioB — encoded protein: MNWNLLAEKSLAGTALLRPEAHAVLDAGPDQIPALVAAAYRVRRRFFGNRVRLNYLLNTKSGLCSEDCHYCSQSKQSQAPIQKYPWLSVEEVLHKAGRALELQAGRLCLVASGRSPAPRELEQMVVCAKAVRERYPQLELCCCLGFLSKDEAEALKTAGVDAVNHNLNTSEHYYGNICQTHSYTDRLSTLQGIRQAGLSACSGALVGMGETPDDILDLAYALRELDVESLPVNFLMPIEGTLLAHQTTLTPTRCLSILCLFRFLNPRASLRIAGGREIHLRSLQSLGLYVANSIFIGDYLTTKGQPAEDDLAMIRDMGFAIEGHALPDDAPAPVPQVVLK
- a CDS encoding acylphosphatase, yielding MRRFLSNLMGVGPRARAYIRIRGRVYEGGYHFHVESRARCRALKGWMRIHNLPIESVIEMEVEGTRYRIERFLEDLQKGPGAAKVYKADVQWKTDKNEFRDFRSHL